GGGAATCGAAACAGTTTTCACATACACCATTGGTTGGTGCAGTAACACTTTTATCTAAAATTCAGGCTGATATTAGAAATACAGAATCAGATATTGTTAATTATCTTTTTAATCAAATAGAAGCTGAATCTTTTAAATTTAACAAATTAAGAGCTGAAGTATATGCTCCTTCAAGTTATATTTTAAAAGGTGACACTTATGAGGCGCAAGTATTTCTTGCAGCTGTAGATACAACTCAAAATCCTAAAATTGTAGTTGACCGAAGAGGGGAACTTACTAATTTTGATAAAGATGGTAGAGCTTTGTTTACAGCTAAAGCCGATAAAGTTGGACCTGTAAAATGGGGAGGAATATTAACCTATAAATCACCTTCAGGTATTGAGAAAGAACTGGAATTTTCTGCCGATTACATAGTTGCAGAACCAAATGTTGTTGTTTCGGCAACAAAAATGAATGTGTTCTATGTAGGAGTAGACAACCCTGTTAGTATATCTGCACCAGGATTTTCTTCAGATAGAGTAAGAGCAACAATGACTAACGGTAAGCTGCTTAAAAAAGGCAATAACTATATTGCTAAACCAAAAGCCGCATTCAGAAATGCTAAAGTTAGTGTTGAAGCCGATTTTGATGGAGAATGGAGACCCTTGCGAACTGTTGAATTTCGTGTAAAACCTATTCCCGACCCTATTGCAAAAATTGCAGATATGAATGGTGGTAGTATAAAGAAAAATTTACTATTGGCTCAATCGGGAGTTGAAGCCGTAATGGAAAACTTCGATTTCGATTTAGAATTTAAAATTGAACGCTTTACAGTTTCAACCATTGTAAAAGGCTATACTGTTGATCAAACCTCGCGTAGCAGAAATTTTACAAATGAACAAATTGGACTGTTGCGAAATCTTAAAAGAAATCAAAAAGTATATTTTGAAAATATCAGAGCTATTGGACCTGATGGAGAAGCGAGAAATTTAGCTCCAATTATCTTTAAAATAAAGTAATAAAATTGACATACCATGAAGAAAAGCTTATTACTAATTATTGGTCTTGCATTTTTTTGCACCGCAAATGTATCGGCACAAACAAATGCTACTAGTGTTTATTCTAAAAATCATATTAAAAATCGCAAACCAATTCCGTTTTCTAACATTCGCGAATCGGATGTTATGTGGTCTAAACTAGTATGGCGCATTGTTGATTTAAGAGAAAAAATGAACCTTCCAATGTACTATCCTACAGAACAACAGGATGATCGATACAGTTTAATTGATCTTTTGATGTATGGAATAGAAAATGAAGGATTAACAGCTTATGGAACTAACGACGATGAGTTTAAAGTACCAATGACAGTAGATGAAATATATGCTAAATTTGATGCACAAAACGATACTGTTCCTCAGCGAGATATAACCGGTAAGCTTGTTAATAAAATCATTCCCGGAGAAATGCATACCGATGATGTAAAAAGATATATCTTGAAAGAACAATGGTTCTTCGATAAGCAAACCTCAACAATGCAGGTTCGTATTATTGGTATTTGTCCAATTAGAGAGTATGTAAAAGATGGAGATTCTGCCATGGATGGTATTCAAAAAAAGAAATTATTCTGGGTTTATTTTCCTGAAGTAAGACCTTTACTTGCAACTCACGAAGTGTTTAATCCGTTTAACGATGCTGCTCGTTATTCTTTCGATGATCTTTTCATGAAAAGAAGATTTACCAGCTTTATTACTCAGATTTCAAACGTTCATAACAATAGAAGTATAAGTGAGTACACTGTTGGTATAAACTCAATGCTTGAGGCTGAAAAAATTAAGAATGATATTTTCACTTACGAACACGATCTTTGGGAATTCTAATCAGTTATTCCTACAAAATAAAAAAGGACCTCACTTAAAAACGAGGTCCTTTTCTATTATAAAAATATCTTCTAAATATACTTTTCTCCTTTAGCTATTTTAACATCATTTACAAATTTTCGAATTTCCTGTTCGTCTTGTCTTCTACAAATTAGTAAAGTTTTATCGGTATCAACAACAATATAATCCTTTAGCCCCTGTACAACCACAAGCTTATCCTTATTGGCATTTATTAAACAATCTTTCGATTCGTAAACCATAACATTCTCACCCTGAATAGCATTCTTATTACTATCTTTCGAAGAGTGCTCATACATTGAACCCCAAGTTCCTAAATCAGACCAACCAAACTCGGTACAATAAACAAAAACACTATCCGATTTTTCAAGTATTCCATAATCGATGGAAATATTCTGACACTCTGGATAAATTTTATCAATTGCCTCTTGTTCTGAATCTGTACCAAGCTCATTCATAATTGAATTAAATAAGGCATTTACATCAGGTAAAAATCGTCCAAAAGCCTTGTGAATAGCTGCCAATGACCAGATAAAAATTCCAGAATTCCAGAAAAATTCACCCGATTCATAAAATACCTTAGCCAACTCAGCATGAGGTTTCTCAGTAAATGTTTTCACAGAAAAAATACTAGCATTTTCATCACTACACTTTTTACCCACTTGTATATATCCGTATCCTGTTTCGGCTCTAGAAGGCTTCATTCCAAGTGTTAACAACTTACCATTTTCCTTCACAAAATCTAATCCCTCAAGCAATACTGTATTAAACTTAAGCTCATTTAATATCAGATGATCGGCTGGAGTTACAATAACAGATGCATTAGGATTCTTTTTTAAAATTTTAAAATTAGCATAAGCAATACATGGTGCTGTATTTCTTCTTAGAGGTTCTAAAAGCACCTGGCTTTGATTTATTTCAGGAATTTGTTCCAAAACCAAATCTTTATAAATAGCATTGGTAACTACTAAAAAATTTTCAACAGGACACATCGAAGCAAAACGCTCAAAAGTATGTCGAATTAAAGTTTTTCCGGTACCAAGAATATCTAGAAATTGTTTAGGACGGTTATTTTTACTCAATGGCCAAAAGCGAGCTCCTACTCCGCCAGCCATAATCACACAATAATTATTTGTATCCATATTGATTTTTAATGATATGCAGATAATAATTTGATATTCTAAAATACTCAAATATCATATCAATTCAAAAACTGATTGCTTATTATTCTACAATATTAAAGAGCTAAAGAATGTAAACAAATTATTTGTAATTTTATCCTAAACAATATATCGTATGAACTTGTTCGAACACGTAGGTAAATTCTCAAGATTTCTGATTTTAGTAATTTCCAAACCCGAAAAAAGCAAATCATTTTTCATTCAGATAATAAGAGAAATACATAAATTAGGAATTAATTCCATTGGAATTGTTGTAATTATCTCATTATTTATGGGAGCAGTTATTTCCTTGCAAACAGCATATAATATGCTAAATCCATTACTTCCCGATTATCTGGTGGGCTACACTACCCGTGAATCAATGATTTTAGAGTTCTCATCAACAATTGTAGGACTTATTCTTGCCGGAAAAGTAGGTTCAAACATTGCATCTGAAATTGGATCGATGCGAGTAACCGAGCAAATTGATGCATTGGAAATTATGGGTATTAATTCTGCCAATTATTTGATATTACCAAAAATTGTAGCTGCAATGTTTATTAATCCATTCTTATACATTTTAAGTGTAACCGTGGGTATTCTTGGAGGTTTGCTTGCTGGATATTTAACAGAAATAGTTCCATTATCAGAGTATATTTATGGAGTTCAATACTCATTTATTCAATATTACATTACCTATTCACTAATAAAAACTGTGGTTTTTGCCTTTATAATTACAGCAATACCATCATATTATGGTTACTATGTAAAGGGTGGTGCACTCGAAGTAGGAAAAGCAAGTACCAAAGCAGTTGTAAATAGTAGTATCCTGATATTACTTGCAAACTTAATTCTAACCCAAACTCTCTTAAAATGATTAGGCTTAAAAACGTAAATAAATCATTTGGCGATTTAAAAGTTCTTAATGATATCTCAATAACATTTGAAGAAGGAAAAACCAATTTAATAATTGGACAAAGTGGATCGGGCAAAACTGTCTTACTAAAATCGATTATTGGATTACATGAAGTAGACTCTGGTCAGATTTTTTATAACGATAGAGATTTTACCTCATTTAATTTTAAAAAGAAAAAAGAGATAAGAAAAGAAATGGGAATGGTTTTTCAGGGCGGTGCACTTTTCGACTCTTTAAATGTTGAGGAAAATGTAATGTTTCCATTAGATATGTTTTCGGAAATGAGCAGCAAAGAAAAACAAGATAGAGTTAACTTTTGTTTGAACCGCGTAAATATTAAGAATGCCAATCATCTATATCCTGCCGAAATTAGTGGTGGTATGCAAAAACGAGTTGCAATTGCCCGTGCTATAGCCTTAAATCCAAAATATTTGTTTTGCGACGAACCCAACTCGGGTTTAGATCCGGTTACCGCAATAGTAATTGATAATTTAATACAGGAAATTACCGAAGAGTTTAACATGACAACTATTATTAATACTCACGACATGAATTCGGTAATGGAAATTGGCGAAAAAATACTTTTTATTAGTAAAGGGCATAAAGCATGGGAAGGAAATAAAAGTGAAATTTTTGATACCGATAATGAGGATTTAAACGATTTTGTATTTGCCTCTGAATTGTATAAAAAAATTAAAAAAGCAACCTGATAGCATTCAAATTAAATCTTTATCGAAGCATTTTATATCTTTGTGCTACAAAAAATAAAGAATCTTTTTAGATGAACAAATTCATTCAGATTATAAGTATTGCCTTAATGGTATTTTTCACCTCTTGCAATAATAAAAAAGAGGCTCCAAAATTAAACGAAGATCAATTTATAAAACTATTAATTGACATTCATATTGCCGATGGAACATTATCCGCTCAAAATATTTACCGATCGGGTAATAATCAGCGCCCAAGCTATTATTACAATTCTATTTACAAGAAATACAATTTATCGCCAGTAGAATTCGATTCATGTGTATCTTATTATGCCAGTAACGCCAAAAAATTTACTGAAATTTATGATATTGTTATTGATTCGTTAAACAAACTGGATACAAAATATCGTATTGATATTAAAAATGCCAAATTGGAACAGGATACTGTAAACCTCTGGAAAAAGAAAAAGCATTGGATTATTCCTAAAAATGGAAAACCAAATTTCGATTTTTCAATTCCCGTTAATCAAAGAGGAATTTATACCGTATCGGCGCAAATAAAAATTTCTGAAAAAGATCAATCTGAAAATACTACGATGACTGCATATTTTTGGAAAGAAGATACTTTAAATGGTCCCCAGAAAGTACATTTTGATACTCTGGAAATAAAAAAAGACTCTATATTCAAAACTTATAGTATCCAATTAGAATATCCCGACACAACCTACACAGAGCTAAGAGGAAATATTTTCGCCTGGAACAACGATTTACCTCAATTTACACAAGATTATGAGATCAAAAATATTATGATTTATAATCCTGAAATAAAGCTTGATAGTATTCAATTGGAAAAGGAAATTCAGAGACATTTGAATCACGATGCATTAAGGCTTGAAATGAAATGAGAAAAATAACTGCAAATTATATTTTTCCTCTTGTATCTAAACCTCTAAAAAATGGAATTATAGTTCTCGACAATACAAATCGAATTGTTGAAATAATAGATACAAAAGGAAAAATACAAGAAATTCAAGATCTGGAATTTTATGGAGGAATAATTGTTCCTGGTTTTGTTGATGCATTTTGTATGCTATCGTGGAGTATATTTACTCAAAACAACTTTTCCAATTGTCTGAATAATAATTTCATTAGTAATATCCGCAATAAACTATCTGGTTTAAAACCTGATATTAGTTCAGTTCAAAAAGGAATAAATCATTTAGAAGCTTTTGGTACAAAAGGAGCCGCTGATATTATGCCACAATCGGATTATACCGATAAAAAAGCAAAATCGAAGGTGCTATTTCAAAATATCGACTTCTCAACATTTTATTCTCAACTTAATAGTTCTGCTGCTATAAACCCCCAACAAACCAATTCGCCTATACTCATTAATCGATATACAACCCGCAGTTGCAATACAATTAAGTCTACATTTTCCAATAGATATTGCGTTGGAACCGGATCATTAGGAACACATCAAAAATTATCGGTATTTGATGAATTAAAAGCAATACAAGAAGAAAACGAAGATGCAAACTTAGAGGATTTATTAAAATGGGGATGCTTAAATCCGGCAAAATTCTTACTCCTAAATAAGGAACTAGGAAGCCTCGAAGTTGGAAAAAAACCTGGTTTAAATATAATTTCTGGTATCGATTTTGAAAATCAAAAGCTCACTCATAATAGCAGCTTAAAAGTACTTGTTTAATTTTCAGATAAATTTTAAAGTCAAATCGGTATTTTATCTAAATTTGCCATCTAAATTATATGAGATATGGCAACTTTTCTTTTCGATAAAATTATATTCGGTCCAGTAAAAAGCAGACGTTTAGGAGTTTCTTTAGGTATTAATTTGCTTCCTACGGATTGTAAACTTTGTAGTTTTAATTGTATATACTGCGAATGTGGCTGGAATCCGGATAAAAAAGATCAAAAAGTAAGTTTTCATCCTAAAAATAAAGTAAAGGAGCACTTAATAGAAAAATTAAGCCAAATGAAAACCAACAATGAGGCTCCCGATGTTATTACTTTTGCCGGAAACGGAGAACCAACCTTACATCCCGAATTCGAAGAGATTATAAATTATACGATTGAAGTTAGAAATGAGCTATTCCCTAATGCACGTATTGCAGTTCTTTCGAATGCTTCAACCATTCACAAAAAATCGGTTTTTAACGCTTTAAATAAGGTCGAAGATAATATTCTTAAATTAGATGGAGGCACAGAACAAACCATCATCAAGTTAGATCAGCCTGTGGGAAAATATGATTTGAATCGTACTGTAGATCTTCTATCTAAATTTGAAGGAAATTTAATTATTCAGACACTATTTATTAGAGGTGAGTACAATGGAAATGATATTGATAACACCACAGAAAATGAAATAAATGAATGGATTAAACATCTTCATAAAATACAACCTAAGGAAGTAATGATATATACCATATCGCGCGATACGCCAAGCGATAAACTCGAAAAAATTGGTTTAGAAGAATTACAGCAAATTGCAAAAAAAGTTGAAGCAGCAGGCTTTAAAACCCAAATTAGCAGTTAGGATTTATACTTAGCTGCCAAATCGAGTAATTCAGTTAATTTTTCTTCTAAAGTATAGAAAGAGAAATGTTTTTTACCTAGCTCATAATTAAATTCACCAATTTCCCGATTTAGCTTTTCATTGTGAATAATTTCATTCATATCTGCTAAAGCTTTATTGGTGATATTATTATCTTCGAGCATAACTGTTTTAAACCCCTTGCTGCCAATATCAGGCCAATAAACCGGTTTATAATTATTTACAAAAATAGG
This genomic interval from uncultured Marinifilum sp. contains the following:
- a CDS encoding radical SAM protein, with the translated sequence MATFLFDKIIFGPVKSRRLGVSLGINLLPTDCKLCSFNCIYCECGWNPDKKDQKVSFHPKNKVKEHLIEKLSQMKTNNEAPDVITFAGNGEPTLHPEFEEIINYTIEVRNELFPNARIAVLSNASTIHKKSVFNALNKVEDNILKLDGGTEQTIIKLDQPVGKYDLNRTVDLLSKFEGNLIIQTLFIRGEYNGNDIDNTTENEINEWIKHLHKIQPKEVMIYTISRDTPSDKLEKIGLEELQQIAKKVEAAGFKTQISS
- a CDS encoding sugar phosphate nucleotidyltransferase; this encodes MDTNNYCVIMAGGVGARFWPLSKNNRPKQFLDILGTGKTLIRHTFERFASMCPVENFLVVTNAIYKDLVLEQIPEINQSQVLLEPLRRNTAPCIAYANFKILKKNPNASVIVTPADHLILNELKFNTVLLEGLDFVKENGKLLTLGMKPSRAETGYGYIQVGKKCSDENASIFSVKTFTEKPHAELAKVFYESGEFFWNSGIFIWSLAAIHKAFGRFLPDVNALFNSIMNELGTDSEQEAIDKIYPECQNISIDYGILEKSDSVFVYCTEFGWSDLGTWGSMYEHSSKDSNKNAIQGENVMVYESKDCLINANKDKLVVVQGLKDYIVVDTDKTLLICRRQDEQEIRKFVNDVKIAKGEKYI
- the gldM gene encoding gliding motility protein GldM — encoded protein: MGATNCKETPRQKMIGMMYLFLTAMLAINVSDEVLDAFTIIDNGLSKTISTFEQKTEATYGEFDNALSANENKVRESWERAQEIRIQSDTLYNYIQALKERIVEKADGPEYDMNQIKSRDNIDIPGEVMLIKGHGKDLKESIVAYREMVLALVDENDETLRNAINETLNTSKPERKTKDDPNYTWESKQFSHTPLVGAVTLLSKIQADIRNTESDIVNYLFNQIEAESFKFNKLRAEVYAPSSYILKGDTYEAQVFLAAVDTTQNPKIVVDRRGELTNFDKDGRALFTAKADKVGPVKWGGILTYKSPSGIEKELEFSADYIVAEPNVVVSATKMNVFYVGVDNPVSISAPGFSSDRVRATMTNGKLLKKGNNYIAKPKAAFRNAKVSVEADFDGEWRPLRTVEFRVKPIPDPIAKIADMNGGSIKKNLLLAQSGVEAVMENFDFDLEFKIERFTVSTIVKGYTVDQTSRSRNFTNEQIGLLRNLKRNQKVYFENIRAIGPDGEARNLAPIIFKIK
- a CDS encoding amidohydrolase family protein; the encoded protein is MRKITANYIFPLVSKPLKNGIIVLDNTNRIVEIIDTKGKIQEIQDLEFYGGIIVPGFVDAFCMLSWSIFTQNNFSNCLNNNFISNIRNKLSGLKPDISSVQKGINHLEAFGTKGAADIMPQSDYTDKKAKSKVLFQNIDFSTFYSQLNSSAAINPQQTNSPILINRYTTRSCNTIKSTFSNRYCVGTGSLGTHQKLSVFDELKAIQEENEDANLEDLLKWGCLNPAKFLLLNKELGSLEVGKKPGLNIISGIDFENQKLTHNSSLKVLV
- a CDS encoding ABC transporter permease yields the protein MNLFEHVGKFSRFLILVISKPEKSKSFFIQIIREIHKLGINSIGIVVIISLFMGAVISLQTAYNMLNPLLPDYLVGYTTRESMILEFSSTIVGLILAGKVGSNIASEIGSMRVTEQIDALEIMGINSANYLILPKIVAAMFINPFLYILSVTVGILGGLLAGYLTEIVPLSEYIYGVQYSFIQYYITYSLIKTVVFAFIITAIPSYYGYYVKGGALEVGKASTKAVVNSSILILLANLILTQTLLK
- a CDS encoding DUF4296 domain-containing protein, with translation MNKFIQIISIALMVFFTSCNNKKEAPKLNEDQFIKLLIDIHIADGTLSAQNIYRSGNNQRPSYYYNSIYKKYNLSPVEFDSCVSYYASNAKKFTEIYDIVIDSLNKLDTKYRIDIKNAKLEQDTVNLWKKKKHWIIPKNGKPNFDFSIPVNQRGIYTVSAQIKISEKDQSENTTMTAYFWKEDTLNGPQKVHFDTLEIKKDSIFKTYSIQLEYPDTTYTELRGNIFAWNNDLPQFTQDYEIKNIMIYNPEIKLDSIQLEKEIQRHLNHDALRLEMK
- the gldN gene encoding gliding motility protein GldN → MKKSLLLIIGLAFFCTANVSAQTNATSVYSKNHIKNRKPIPFSNIRESDVMWSKLVWRIVDLREKMNLPMYYPTEQQDDRYSLIDLLMYGIENEGLTAYGTNDDEFKVPMTVDEIYAKFDAQNDTVPQRDITGKLVNKIIPGEMHTDDVKRYILKEQWFFDKQTSTMQVRIIGICPIREYVKDGDSAMDGIQKKKLFWVYFPEVRPLLATHEVFNPFNDAARYSFDDLFMKRRFTSFITQISNVHNNRSISEYTVGINSMLEAEKIKNDIFTYEHDLWEF
- a CDS encoding ABC transporter ATP-binding protein is translated as MIRLKNVNKSFGDLKVLNDISITFEEGKTNLIIGQSGSGKTVLLKSIIGLHEVDSGQIFYNDRDFTSFNFKKKKEIRKEMGMVFQGGALFDSLNVEENVMFPLDMFSEMSSKEKQDRVNFCLNRVNIKNANHLYPAEISGGMQKRVAIARAIALNPKYLFCDEPNSGLDPVTAIVIDNLIQEITEEFNMTTIINTHDMNSVMEIGEKILFISKGHKAWEGNKSEIFDTDNEDLNDFVFASELYKKIKKAT